The following coding sequences lie in one Acidobacteriota bacterium genomic window:
- a CDS encoding BrnT family toxin, protein MDFEWDPKKAAANLRKHGIDFADAVLALEDELALTVRDDRFDDEDRYVTLGMDDTSRLLVVIFTWRGDRIRLISARRATSKERRQYEAKP, encoded by the coding sequence GTGGACTTCGAATGGGATCCAAAGAAGGCCGCTGCCAACCTACGCAAGCATGGCATCGACTTCGCCGATGCGGTTCTGGCACTAGAAGATGAGTTGGCTCTTACGGTCCGAGATGACCGATTCGATGATGAAGATCGCTATGTGACACTGGGCATGGACGACACCAGCCGACTCCTGGTGGTGATCTTCACCTGGCGCGGAGACCGCATTCGATTGATCTCCGCCCGACGCGCTACGAGCAAGGAGCGCCGACAATACGAGGCCAAGCCATGA